The Euryarchaeota archaeon DNA segment GTGGGACGCCCAGATGGAGAACATGCTTGGCCTCGCTCCGGGGGCGATCGGTGAGAAACCTGGGCATTTCGACGCGGCGCATCGGCTCCTTGGAGAGGTCTGGAGAGAGTGCTTGCGGGTCCTCACGCCCGGAGGCATCCTCGCGGTGAACATCGGCGACGCGACGCGCACCGTCGCTGGCGAGTTCCGCTGCTTCCAGAACCACGCTAGAGTGATAGAAGAGTGCGAAAGCATGGGTTTCCACTCGCTCGTCCCGATCCTTTGGAAGAAGCCGACCAACAAGCCGAACAGTTTCCTCGGCAGCGGCTTCTATCCGACGAACTGTTACGTGACGCTCGACTGCGAATACATCCTCCTTTTCCGAAAAGGGGGAAAGCGGGCGTTCGCGCCGAAAGACCCCTTACGTCTTGCCTCGCAGTTCTCCAAACCCGAGCGGGACGCGTGGTTCTCGCAGGTCTGGGCGATAAAGGGGGCCCGGCAAGAAGGGATGGCGGTGTTCCCGGAGGAGATCCCGGAGCGCCTCGTGCGCATGTTCTCGG contains these protein-coding regions:
- a CDS encoding site-specific DNA-methyltransferase is translated as MLRFGDSRDMSALASDSVQLVATSPPYPYIEMWDAQMENMLGLAPGAIGEKPGHFDAAHRLLGEVWRECLRVLTPGGILAVNIGDATRTVAGEFRCFQNHARVIEECESMGFHSLVPILWKKPTNKPNSFLGSGFYPTNCYVTLDCEYILLFRKGGKRAFAPKDPLRLASQFSKPERDAWFSQVWAIKGARQEGMAVFPEEIPERLVRMFSVLGDAVLDPFAGSGSTLAVARRLGRKAIGYEVNEALRATIEGKVPLGAPDPGDVLDELLSSYGRPEGSSSPNASA